The following proteins come from a genomic window of Mycobacterium sp. DL:
- a CDS encoding amino acid ABC transporter permease, which translates to MEVFTEYREEIFSAFWTTIQLTVFSAIGALVIGTVLAAMRLAPVPMLNWIGTSYVNIVRNTPLTLIILFCSFGLAQTLGITLASRQSPTFIADSGFRLALLGLTVYTAAFVCETVRSGVNTVPLGQAEAARSLGLTFGQNLGVVLLPQAFRAVIIPMGSVLIALTKNTTIASAIGVAEAALLMKEMIENTAAVMVVGSIFAFGFVVLTLPLGLFFGWLGKRMAVSR; encoded by the coding sequence GTGGAAGTTTTCACCGAGTACCGCGAGGAGATCTTCTCCGCGTTCTGGACGACGATCCAGCTGACGGTGTTCTCGGCGATCGGTGCACTTGTGATCGGCACGGTGCTGGCTGCGATGCGGCTGGCACCGGTGCCGATGCTCAATTGGATCGGCACGAGCTATGTCAACATCGTGCGGAACACTCCACTGACGCTGATCATCTTGTTCTGCTCGTTCGGGCTGGCGCAGACACTGGGGATCACCTTGGCCAGTCGGCAGTCGCCGACGTTCATCGCGGACAGTGGCTTTCGGCTGGCACTGCTCGGTTTGACGGTCTACACCGCCGCATTCGTGTGTGAGACCGTCCGCTCCGGCGTCAACACCGTCCCACTGGGTCAGGCCGAGGCAGCCCGGTCCCTCGGCCTGACGTTCGGGCAGAACCTGGGAGTTGTGCTGCTGCCACAGGCTTTTCGCGCGGTCATCATCCCGATGGGTTCGGTGTTGATCGCCCTGACCAAGAACACGACGATCGCGTCGGCGATCGGGGTGGCCGAGGCGGCGCTGCTGATGAAGGAGATGATCGAGAACACTGCGGCGGTGATGGTGGTCGGCTCCATCTTCGCGTTCGGATTTGTTGTCCTGACGCTGCCGCTGGGGTTGTTCTTCGGCTGGCTCGGCAAGCGGATGGCGGTGTCGAGGTGA
- a CDS encoding amino acid ABC transporter ATP-binding protein: MISMKSVDKHFGELHVLKDINLEVARGQVVVVLGPSGSGKSTLCRTINRLETIDSGTIAIDGEVLPEEGRKLAQLRSDVGMVFQSFNLFAHKTIVQNVMLAPMKVRKSSKTAAREKAMSLLERVGIANQADKYPAQLSGGQQQRVAIARSLAMDPKVMLFDEPTSALDPEMINEVLSVMVALATEGMTMLVVTHEMGFARRAANRVVFMSDGAILEDAEPVEFFDNPKTDRAKDFLGKILHH; encoded by the coding sequence ATGATCTCGATGAAGTCCGTCGACAAGCATTTCGGTGAGCTCCATGTGCTCAAGGACATCAACCTCGAAGTCGCCAGGGGGCAGGTCGTCGTCGTGCTGGGACCATCGGGTTCCGGCAAGTCGACGTTGTGTCGCACCATCAACCGCCTGGAGACGATCGACTCGGGCACCATCGCGATCGACGGTGAGGTCCTGCCGGAAGAAGGCCGCAAGCTCGCGCAGTTGCGGTCCGACGTGGGGATGGTGTTCCAGTCCTTCAATCTGTTCGCGCACAAGACAATCGTCCAGAACGTGATGCTGGCCCCGATGAAGGTCCGCAAGTCGTCCAAGACCGCGGCACGGGAGAAGGCGATGAGCCTGCTCGAGCGGGTCGGCATCGCCAACCAGGCCGACAAGTACCCGGCTCAGCTGTCGGGCGGTCAGCAGCAGCGGGTGGCGATCGCCCGTTCCCTGGCGATGGACCCGAAGGTGATGCTGTTCGACGAGCCGACCAGTGCCCTCGATCCGGAGATGATCAACGAAGTGCTCTCGGTGATGGTCGCGCTGGCGACCGAGGGCATGACGATGCTCGTGGTCACCCACGAGATGGGGTTCGCACGACGGGCCGCCAACCGCGTGGTGTTCATGTCCGACGGCGCCATCCTCGAGGACGCGGAACCGGTGGAGTTCTTCGACAACCCCAAAACCGATCGCGCGAAGGACTTTCTCGGCAAGATTCTCCACCATTGA
- a CDS encoding amino acid ABC transporter permease — MSGASVLFDAPGPRARVRNHVISAITAVVVLLVAWVVYSRLNSSGQLTAAKWEPFLTPDLWRTYVLPGVRGTLTAAAVSIVFALALGFVLGVGRMSTHTGIRWASSVFVEFFRAVPVLIMMIFAYFLYAFYDVFPSQYLALAGVITGLTLYNGAVIAEIVRAGVNALPRGQGEASSALGLTSGQTMRAILLPQAVTSMLPVLISQLVVVLKDTAIGYQITFVEMVRQGTVVGSSYGNYIPALIVIALLMISVNFALSWFATWLEKRMRKSRRGGAPLDPGAVETEGAPGAKVL, encoded by the coding sequence GTGAGCGGAGCATCGGTCCTGTTCGACGCGCCCGGCCCCCGGGCGCGGGTGCGCAACCATGTGATCAGTGCGATCACCGCCGTGGTGGTGCTGCTGGTGGCGTGGGTCGTCTACTCGCGACTGAACAGCAGCGGACAGCTCACCGCGGCCAAGTGGGAGCCCTTCCTGACGCCGGATCTGTGGCGGACCTACGTCCTGCCCGGCGTGAGGGGCACGCTGACGGCTGCCGCCGTGTCGATCGTGTTCGCGCTGGCCCTGGGCTTTGTGCTGGGTGTGGGCCGGATGTCGACACACACCGGTATCCGCTGGGCTTCATCGGTGTTCGTCGAGTTCTTCCGCGCGGTGCCGGTGCTGATCATGATGATCTTCGCCTACTTCCTCTACGCGTTCTATGACGTCTTCCCGTCCCAGTACCTGGCGCTGGCCGGTGTCATCACCGGCCTGACGCTGTACAACGGCGCCGTCATCGCCGAGATCGTCCGAGCCGGGGTGAATGCGCTGCCCCGCGGACAGGGTGAGGCGTCCTCGGCTCTGGGCCTGACGTCGGGGCAGACGATGCGGGCGATCCTGCTCCCCCAGGCAGTCACGTCGATGTTGCCCGTCCTGATCTCCCAACTGGTGGTGGTCCTCAAGGACACGGCGATCGGCTATCAGATCACGTTCGTCGAGATGGTCCGACAGGGCACGGTGGTCGGTTCGTCCTACGGAAACTACATTCCGGCACTGATCGTCATCGCCTTGCTGATGATCAGCGTCAACTTCGCGCTGTCGTGGTTCGCGACATGGCTCGAGAAGCGCATGCGGAAGTCGCGGCGTGGTGGTGCCCCGCTGGACCCCGGTGCTGTGGAGACAGAGGGGGCTCCCGGCGCGAAGGTCCTCTGA
- the recX gene encoding recombination regulator RecX: MTHFPPPSTSSRSDSTGEPATRAEQARALCLRLLTARARTRAELEGQLAKRGYADDVSAAVLDRLVDVGLIDDRDFAEQWVRSRHANAGKSKRALLSELRTKGVDNEVITTALAGIDAGAERARAEQLVRDKLRREKLGDASDRDAQNKVARRLVGMLARRGYGQSMALDVVTAEMANERERRKV, from the coding sequence ATGACGCACTTCCCGCCCCCGTCGACTTCTAGCCGCTCGGATTCGACCGGCGAGCCGGCCACACGTGCGGAGCAGGCGCGGGCGTTGTGCCTGCGTCTGCTCACCGCGCGGGCGCGGACCCGCGCAGAGCTGGAGGGCCAGCTCGCCAAACGCGGCTACGCCGACGACGTGAGCGCAGCCGTGCTGGATCGTCTGGTCGACGTGGGGCTGATCGATGACCGTGACTTCGCCGAGCAGTGGGTGCGTTCCAGGCACGCCAACGCCGGAAAGAGCAAGCGGGCCTTGCTCTCCGAGCTTCGCACCAAGGGTGTCGACAACGAGGTGATCACCACCGCGCTGGCCGGCATCGATGCGGGAGCCGAACGGGCACGGGCCGAGCAACTGGTCCGAGACAAGCTGCGCCGCGAAAAGCTCGGCGATGCGTCCGACAGGGACGCGCAGAACAAGGTGGCCCGTCGGCTCGTCGGAATGCTGGCTCGTCGCGGCTACGGCCAGAGCATGGCTCTCGACGTCGTGACCGCGGAGATGGCCAACGAGAGGGAGCGCCGAAAGGTGTAG
- a CDS encoding glutamate ABC transporter substrate-binding protein has protein sequence MAPISQKSLSKRVLGAAALAIALPFAAVACGGGDSGGGGGDGDSIVIGTKFDQPGLGMQNPDGTMSGFDVDVATYVAGELGYTPEQIEWKEAPSAQRENLIQNGQVSFIAATYSITDARKEKVAFAGPYLITGQSLLVNADNTDITGAASLENNKILCSVSGSTPAQKIKDEYAGVQLQQYDTYSACIEALRNGAVDAVTTDEVILAGYAAQSPGDFKIVGEPFSEERYGIGLKLDDAEMRTQINDALTKMEESGAWKEAFDKNLGPAGITAPAPPPLDN, from the coding sequence ATGGCTCCCATTTCTCAGAAGTCACTGTCCAAGCGCGTCCTGGGTGCCGCGGCACTGGCGATCGCACTCCCCTTTGCCGCGGTCGCCTGCGGCGGCGGCGACAGCGGCGGTGGTGGAGGTGACGGCGACTCGATCGTCATCGGCACCAAGTTCGATCAGCCCGGCCTCGGGATGCAGAACCCCGACGGCACGATGAGCGGCTTCGACGTCGACGTGGCGACCTATGTGGCCGGCGAGCTCGGCTACACCCCGGAACAGATCGAGTGGAAGGAAGCGCCTTCGGCGCAGCGCGAGAACCTGATCCAGAACGGCCAGGTCTCCTTCATCGCGGCGACGTACTCGATCACCGATGCCCGCAAGGAGAAGGTCGCGTTCGCCGGCCCGTACCTGATCACCGGGCAGAGCCTGCTGGTGAACGCGGACAACACCGACATCACCGGAGCTGCGTCTCTGGAGAACAACAAGATCCTGTGCTCGGTGTCGGGTTCGACGCCGGCGCAGAAGATCAAGGACGAGTACGCCGGCGTGCAGCTGCAGCAGTACGACACGTACTCGGCGTGCATCGAGGCGCTCCGCAACGGCGCGGTCGACGCTGTGACCACCGACGAGGTCATCCTCGCCGGCTACGCCGCGCAGTCCCCCGGGGACTTCAAGATCGTCGGCGAGCCGTTCTCCGAGGAGCGCTACGGTATCGGCCTGAAGCTGGACGACGCGGAGATGCGCACGCAGATCAACGATGCGCTGACGAAGATGGAGGAGAGCGGCGCCTGGAAAGAGGCGTTCGACAAGAACCTCGGCCCCGCGGGCATCACCGCTCCGGCCCCGCCGCCGCTCGACAACTGA
- the miaB gene encoding tRNA (N6-isopentenyl adenosine(37)-C2)-methylthiotransferase MiaB, whose product MVAPQTGGAALDRRARTYQVRTYGCQMNVHDSERLSGLLEAAGYQRADEGADADVVVFNTCAVRENADNKLYGNLSHLAPRKHAEPDMQIAVGGCLAQKDRETVLRKAPWVDVVFGTHNIGSLPALLDRARHNRVAQVEIAEALQEFPSALPASRESSYAAWVSISVGCNNTCTFCIVPALRGKEVDRRPGDVLAEVRSLVDQGVLEITLLGQNVNAYGVSFADRDQPRDRGAFATLLRACGSIDGLERVRFTSPHPAEFTDDVIEAMAETPNVCPTLHMPLQSGSDRILRAMRRSYRAERYLGIIERVRAAIPHAAITTDLIVGFPGETEEDFQATLDVAAAARFATAFTFQYSKRPGTPAADLDGQIPKAVVSERYQRLIELQERISLEENAAQIGGTVELLVATGEGRKDASTARMSGRARDGRLVHFAPGGTEQIRPGDIVVTTVTGAAPHHLIADATLIEHRRTRAGDAHAAGRKPRTGVGLGMPGLGAPEARPEAVGCTR is encoded by the coding sequence ATGGTGGCGCCGCAGACGGGCGGGGCAGCCCTCGACCGTCGCGCACGCACCTACCAGGTCCGGACCTACGGCTGTCAGATGAACGTGCACGATTCCGAGCGGCTCTCCGGACTGCTGGAGGCGGCGGGATATCAGCGGGCCGACGAGGGTGCGGACGCCGACGTCGTCGTCTTCAACACCTGCGCGGTGCGTGAGAACGCCGACAACAAGCTGTACGGCAACCTCAGTCATCTGGCTCCGCGCAAGCATGCCGAGCCCGATATGCAGATCGCTGTCGGCGGCTGCCTGGCGCAGAAGGACCGCGAGACGGTGCTGCGAAAGGCCCCTTGGGTCGACGTGGTGTTCGGCACCCACAACATCGGCTCGCTGCCCGCCCTGCTCGACCGCGCCCGCCACAACCGTGTCGCGCAGGTCGAGATCGCCGAGGCGCTGCAGGAATTCCCCTCGGCACTGCCGGCCAGTCGCGAGTCGTCTTATGCCGCATGGGTTTCGATCTCCGTCGGATGCAACAACACGTGCACGTTCTGCATTGTTCCCGCGCTCCGCGGCAAGGAGGTGGATCGTCGCCCCGGCGATGTGCTGGCCGAGGTCCGGTCCCTGGTCGACCAGGGTGTTCTGGAGATCACCCTGCTGGGGCAGAACGTCAACGCCTACGGTGTGTCGTTCGCCGACCGCGACCAACCGCGTGACCGTGGCGCATTCGCCACGTTGCTGCGGGCCTGCGGCAGCATCGACGGACTCGAACGGGTGCGCTTCACCTCGCCGCACCCCGCCGAGTTCACCGACGATGTGATCGAGGCGATGGCCGAGACCCCCAACGTGTGCCCGACGCTGCACATGCCGCTGCAGTCGGGATCCGATCGCATCCTGCGCGCGATGCGGCGTTCCTACCGCGCGGAGCGATATCTCGGGATCATCGAACGGGTGCGCGCAGCGATCCCGCACGCCGCGATAACCACCGACCTCATCGTCGGCTTCCCGGGTGAGACCGAAGAGGACTTCCAGGCCACGTTGGACGTCGCCGCCGCTGCCCGGTTCGCTACCGCGTTCACGTTCCAGTACTCCAAGCGTCCCGGCACCCCGGCGGCGGACCTGGACGGTCAGATTCCCAAAGCCGTTGTGTCCGAGCGCTATCAGAGACTGATCGAACTCCAGGAGCGAATCTCACTCGAAGAGAACGCCGCTCAGATCGGGGGGACTGTCGAATTGTTGGTAGCCACAGGAGAGGGACGCAAGGACGCCAGCACCGCCCGCATGTCGGGCCGGGCGCGCGACGGACGGTTGGTGCACTTCGCCCCCGGCGGAACCGAACAGATCCGGCCCGGTGACATCGTCGTCACCACCGTGACCGGTGCCGCACCGCATCATCTGATCGCCGACGCCACGCTGATCGAACATCGGCGTACCCGTGCAGGCGACGCGCACGCCGCGGGCCGCAAGCCCCGCACCGGTGTCGGTCTGGGAATGCCCGGATTGGGCGCCCCCGAAGCCCGGCCCGAAGCCGTGGGGTGTACCCGATGA
- the miaA gene encoding tRNA (adenosine(37)-N6)-dimethylallyltransferase MiaA — translation MSNPRPLAIVGPTGTGKSELALAIAGALASEVAVEVVNADAMQLYRGMDIGTAKLPAQQRCGVPHHQLDVLDVTETATVARYQQAAAADVEAIAARSAVPIVVGGSMLYIQSLLDEWAFPATDPQVRARWEQRLAEGGVAALHRELARVDSAAAASILPTDARRIVRALEVVELTGQPFAASAPRIGAPRWNTAIIGLDWETTILDERLARRTDTMFACGLVEEVTSLLGRGLRDGVTASRALGYAQVIADLDAGGDGSAAHEPTFIGTRRYVRRQRSWFRRDHRITWLDGAAPGNVDRVLRLWRDVS, via the coding sequence GTGAGCAACCCGCGCCCGCTGGCCATCGTCGGGCCGACCGGAACGGGCAAGTCGGAGTTGGCGCTGGCCATCGCCGGGGCGCTCGCCTCGGAGGTCGCCGTCGAGGTGGTGAACGCCGACGCGATGCAGCTGTATCGCGGCATGGACATCGGCACCGCCAAGCTGCCGGCGCAGCAGCGCTGCGGGGTGCCCCACCACCAGCTCGACGTCCTCGACGTCACCGAGACCGCCACCGTCGCCCGCTACCAGCAGGCCGCCGCGGCGGACGTCGAGGCGATCGCCGCGCGGTCAGCGGTGCCGATCGTGGTCGGCGGATCGATGCTCTATATCCAGTCACTGCTCGACGAATGGGCATTTCCCGCCACCGACCCGCAGGTACGGGCACGGTGGGAGCAGCGCCTCGCCGAGGGCGGCGTGGCTGCGCTGCACCGGGAACTGGCCCGCGTCGACTCGGCCGCGGCGGCATCGATACTGCCCACCGACGCCCGCCGCATCGTGCGGGCATTGGAGGTCGTCGAGCTCACCGGACAGCCGTTCGCCGCGTCGGCGCCCCGGATCGGCGCACCGCGATGGAACACTGCGATCATCGGGTTGGATTGGGAGACAACGATTCTTGATGAAAGACTGGCGCGCCGAACCGACACGATGTTCGCCTGCGGTCTGGTCGAGGAGGTCACCTCGCTGCTGGGCAGAGGTCTGCGCGACGGGGTGACGGCGTCGCGGGCGCTGGGATACGCGCAGGTGATCGCCGACCTGGATGCCGGTGGAGACGGATCGGCCGCCCACGAGCCGACGTTCATCGGCACGCGCCGCTATGTGCGTAGACAGCGGTCGTGGTTCCGCCGCGATCACCGCATCACCTGGCTCGACGGAGCCGCCCCGGGAAACGTCGACCGGGTGCTGCGCCTGTGGCGCGACGTATCCTGA
- a CDS encoding DUF349 domain-containing protein — protein MTITDPGGPQDSQHDAPKPKPGPRPGPGSARPGPRPAAPAKPATAGVAPTSDPHRFGRVDPDGTVWLITSSGERNIASWQAGDTEAAYEHFGRRFDDLQTEVLLLEQRLASGVGDVRKIRGAASALAETLPTAHVLGDIDSLAARLQAILEHAESATAEEKARREQARAEQVARKEALAAEAEELAANSVQWKAAGDRMRAILDEWKTITGLDRKTDDALWKRYSAARETFNRRRGSHFAELDRERVGAKQAKESLCVRAEELCDSTEWSATSATFRDLLTEWKAAGRAAKDVDDTLWHRFKAAQDKFFSARNAATAERDAEFKSNLAAKEALLAEAEKLDASDLDAARAALRTLGDKWDAIGKVPRERSADLERRLRAVEKKIRDTPSGGVDPEAQARADQFRVRAEQFERQAEKAAAAGRTKDAEQARASAEQWRQWADAAADALGKKR, from the coding sequence ATGACGATCACCGATCCGGGCGGTCCCCAGGACTCCCAGCACGACGCGCCGAAGCCGAAGCCGGGCCCGCGGCCCGGACCGGGTTCCGCGCGACCGGGGCCGAGACCGGCCGCTCCCGCCAAACCGGCGACCGCCGGTGTCGCCCCGACCAGCGACCCCCATCGATTCGGGCGGGTGGACCCGGACGGCACCGTATGGCTCATCACGTCCTCCGGAGAGCGCAACATCGCCTCCTGGCAGGCCGGTGACACCGAAGCCGCCTACGAGCATTTCGGTCGGCGCTTCGACGACCTGCAGACCGAGGTGTTGCTGCTCGAACAGCGGCTGGCATCCGGAGTCGGCGACGTACGCAAGATCCGCGGTGCCGCGTCAGCCCTGGCCGAGACCTTGCCAACGGCTCACGTGCTGGGAGATATCGACTCCCTGGCCGCCCGTCTCCAGGCGATTCTCGAACATGCCGAGAGCGCCACCGCAGAGGAGAAGGCCAGGCGTGAACAGGCCCGCGCCGAGCAGGTCGCACGCAAGGAGGCCCTGGCCGCCGAGGCCGAGGAGTTGGCCGCCAACTCCGTGCAGTGGAAGGCCGCCGGCGACCGGATGCGAGCGATCCTCGACGAGTGGAAGACGATCACCGGCCTGGACCGCAAAACCGACGATGCGCTGTGGAAGCGTTATTCGGCCGCGCGCGAGACGTTCAACCGTCGCCGGGGCTCACACTTCGCCGAGCTCGACCGCGAACGGGTCGGCGCCAAGCAGGCCAAGGAGTCGCTGTGTGTGCGCGCCGAGGAACTGTGTGACTCCACCGAGTGGAGTGCGACGTCGGCGACGTTCCGCGACCTGCTGACCGAGTGGAAGGCCGCCGGCCGGGCCGCCAAGGACGTCGACGACACGCTGTGGCACCGGTTCAAGGCAGCTCAGGACAAGTTCTTCTCGGCCCGCAATGCAGCGACAGCCGAACGCGACGCGGAGTTCAAGTCCAATCTCGCCGCCAAAGAGGCCCTTCTGGCCGAGGCCGAGAAACTCGACGCCTCCGACCTCGATGCGGCACGCGCGGCGCTGCGCACCCTCGGAGACAAGTGGGACGCTATCGGCAAGGTCCCCCGTGAGCGCAGCGCTGATCTGGAGCGCCGGCTGCGTGCGGTCGAGAAGAAGATCCGCGATACGCCGTCCGGCGGGGTCGACCCCGAGGCGCAGGCGCGCGCGGACCAGTTCCGGGTCCGCGCCGAGCAGTTCGAACGTCAGGCGGAGAAGGCAGCCGCCGCCGGCCGCACCAAGGATGCCGAGCAGGCTCGGGCCAGCGCCGAGCAGTGGCGTCAGTGGGCCGACGCGGCCGCCGACGCGCTGGGCAAGAAGAGATAG
- the recA gene encoding recombinase RecA has translation MAQAPDREKALELALAQIEKSHGKGSVMRLGDEVRTPISVIPTGSIALDVALGIGGLPRGRVVEIYGPESSGKTTVALHAVANAQAAGGIAAFIDAEHALDPDYAQKLGVDTDALLVSQPDTGEQALEIADMLIRSGALDILVIDSVAALVPRAEIEGEMGDSHVGLQARLMSQALRKLTGALSNSGTTAIFINQLREKIGVMFGSPETTTGGKALKFYASVRIDVRRIETLKDGTDAVGNRTRAKIVKNKVAPPFKQAEFDILYGKGISKEGSLIDMGVEHGFIRKSGSWFTYEGEQLGQGKENARNFMIENPEIAAEVEKKIKEKLGIGAVLTDDVIDDALPAPVDF, from the coding sequence ATGGCGCAAGCGCCCGACCGCGAGAAGGCTCTGGAGCTGGCTCTCGCTCAGATCGAGAAGAGTCACGGCAAGGGCTCGGTGATGCGACTCGGGGACGAGGTGCGCACGCCGATCTCGGTCATCCCCACCGGATCGATCGCCCTCGACGTCGCCCTGGGCATCGGTGGGCTGCCCCGCGGCCGTGTCGTCGAGATCTACGGCCCGGAGTCCTCGGGCAAGACCACCGTCGCGCTCCACGCCGTCGCCAACGCGCAGGCCGCCGGCGGCATCGCCGCGTTCATCGACGCCGAGCACGCACTCGATCCGGACTACGCCCAGAAGTTGGGTGTCGACACCGATGCCCTTCTGGTGTCCCAGCCGGACACCGGTGAGCAGGCGCTGGAGATCGCCGACATGTTGATCCGGTCCGGCGCGCTGGACATCCTGGTCATCGACTCGGTCGCCGCACTGGTCCCGCGGGCGGAGATCGAAGGCGAGATGGGTGACAGCCACGTCGGTCTGCAGGCCCGGCTGATGAGCCAGGCGCTACGCAAGCTCACCGGTGCGCTGAGCAACTCGGGTACCACGGCGATCTTCATCAACCAGCTCCGCGAGAAGATCGGGGTGATGTTCGGTTCTCCAGAAACCACCACGGGCGGAAAGGCCTTGAAGTTCTACGCCTCGGTGCGGATCGACGTGCGTCGGATCGAGACCCTCAAGGACGGTACCGACGCGGTGGGCAACCGTACCCGCGCCAAAATCGTCAAGAACAAGGTGGCGCCGCCGTTCAAGCAGGCCGAGTTCGACATTCTCTACGGCAAGGGCATCTCCAAGGAGGGCTCGCTCATCGACATGGGTGTCGAGCATGGCTTCATCCGCAAGTCCGGCTCCTGGTTCACCTACGAGGGTGAGCAACTGGGTCAGGGCAAGGAGAATGCCCGCAACTTCATGATCGAGAACCCCGAGATCGCCGCCGAGGTCGAGAAGAAGATCAAGGAGAAGCTCGGCATCGGCGCCGTGTTGACCGACGATGTGATCGATGACGCACTTCCCGCCCCCGTCGACTTCTAG
- a CDS encoding DUF1622 domain-containing protein has protein sequence MTQTLHALEILPEWALRDMVDLMVRLIEGCGAIVIMIGAIVAMVKFAVALVQRDINQFSAVRLSLARFLVLGLEFQLAADVLRTAISPSFEEIGKLAAIAAIRTILNYFLNREIAQEQHEIEMAKSPRQPSGPPQTP, from the coding sequence ATGACGCAGACGTTGCACGCTCTCGAGATCCTGCCCGAGTGGGCGTTGCGCGACATGGTCGACCTCATGGTGCGGCTCATCGAGGGCTGCGGCGCCATCGTGATCATGATCGGGGCGATCGTCGCGATGGTGAAGTTCGCCGTCGCGCTGGTGCAGCGCGACATCAATCAGTTCTCCGCGGTTCGCTTGTCGCTGGCCCGGTTTCTCGTGCTGGGGCTGGAGTTTCAGCTTGCCGCTGACGTCCTGCGGACGGCAATCTCACCGTCGTTCGAGGAGATCGGCAAGCTGGCGGCGATCGCCGCCATCCGCACCATCCTGAACTACTTCCTCAACCGCGAGATCGCTCAAGAGCAGCACGAGATCGAGATGGCAAAATCGCCGCGCCAGCCCTCCGGGCCGCCGCAGACGCCATGA
- a CDS encoding DMT family transporter, with protein sequence MARADIAVLLALAAAFFIAVGDVIHQRSAHEVTDEPVGHLTLFLSLLRDRQWWLGSGVAAAGFAFQAAALGLGSVLLVQAVLVTSLLFALPISARQAHRRVTRWQWIWAVLLAGAVIVIVTVGNPTAGQSRASLETWLEVAAVLGPVVALCLLGARVWSGPTSAVLLAVVSGTLWGLFAVLTKAVVDRLDVTSWAGVGELLVTPELYIWVVVAIAGTAMQQASFRAGALTASLPTMTLTEPLVACALGVVVLGETLRPGEAGWVILVLAVTVMIAAAAALARGEAATREPV encoded by the coding sequence ATGGCGAGAGCGGATATCGCTGTTCTGCTCGCCCTCGCCGCCGCGTTCTTCATCGCGGTGGGTGATGTCATCCATCAGCGGTCCGCCCACGAGGTGACCGACGAGCCCGTCGGCCACCTGACGCTGTTCCTGAGCCTGCTGCGGGACCGCCAGTGGTGGCTGGGCAGCGGAGTGGCCGCCGCCGGGTTCGCCTTCCAGGCCGCAGCGCTCGGTCTGGGTTCGGTGCTGTTGGTGCAGGCGGTGCTGGTCACGTCGCTGCTGTTCGCGCTCCCGATCAGCGCGAGGCAGGCACACCGGCGGGTCACGCGGTGGCAGTGGATCTGGGCTGTGCTGCTTGCCGGGGCAGTGATCGTCATCGTCACGGTCGGCAATCCGACCGCCGGCCAGTCGCGCGCCTCGCTGGAGACGTGGCTCGAGGTGGCGGCGGTCCTGGGGCCCGTCGTGGCGTTGTGCCTGCTGGGAGCCAGAGTGTGGTCGGGACCGACGAGCGCGGTGCTGCTCGCGGTGGTGTCGGGCACGCTGTGGGGACTGTTCGCGGTGCTGACCAAGGCTGTGGTGGACCGCCTCGACGTGACGAGTTGGGCGGGTGTGGGGGAGCTACTCGTCACCCCGGAGCTCTACATATGGGTCGTCGTCGCGATCGCGGGCACGGCGATGCAGCAGGCGTCGTTCCGTGCCGGTGCGCTGACGGCCTCGCTGCCGACGATGACGCTCACCGAGCCGCTGGTGGCGTGCGCGCTCGGCGTCGTCGTTCTCGGCGAGACGTTGCGCCCGGGCGAAGCGGGCTGGGTCATCCTCGTCCTCGCGGTGACCGTGATGATCGCGGCGGCTGCGGCGCTGGCACGGGGGGAAGCCGCCACCCGCGAACCCGTCTGA